A stretch of DNA from Streptomyces rubradiris:
GGGCCGATGGCGGGCTCCGGTACGTCCGTCAGCCACAGACCCGGCTCCGCCTTCTCCTTGACCAGCGCCTTCAACGCTACGGCTCCTGTGGGTGAGGCCCGGCCCGCGGGCATGCCGAAGGAGCCCGCACCGGGTCAGAGGGGTGGAATCACCCCGCAATCTGCCCTATGCGCGCCGCCGGGGTCCATCGAGCTTTTCTTAACCGGCGCCTCAGCTTTCCTTCAGGCCCCGCGAGTGTCCCTCGTCTCCCTTGCCCGGAGCCGTTCTTGAGCCCGGTTCCGGCGAGGCGGCGCCTTCAGAGGGGCAGGCCGTCCCGCGCGCTCCGTTCGAGGCGTACGACGAGGTCGGCGGCCAGCGCCTTGATGGTGTCCAGGCCCGTCCTGCCCCAGGCGCGCGGGGATGTGTCGGCGGCACACACCGTGCCGAGCGCCATGCCGGAGCCGTCGATGAGCGGGGCACCGAGATAGGAGCGGATGCCGAACTCGTCGACGACCGGGTTGCCCGCGAACCGCGGGAAGTCACGGACGTCGTCCAGGACCAGCGCCTTGTGTCGTACCACCACATGGGGGCAGAACCCATGGTCGCGCGGCAGCACCCGGCCCATCTCGGCCCTGCTGCCGTCCTCGCGGACGACCGGGGCGGCGGGGGTGCTCAGGCCCGCGAAGAACTGGTGGTCCTCGCCGATGAAGTTGACCATGGCGTAGCTCGCTCCGGTGAGCCGGGCGAGGTGGCCGGCGAAGGCGTCGAGCGCGGGGTCGGGCCGGTCCGCCAGACCCAGCCGGCGCAGCCGCTGGACGCGCGCGGGGGCCTCCTTGTCCTCGGGGGTGAGCAGCAGACCCCGGACCGGCCGGGGCGGCTCGTAGCTCATCGCCGGGCTCCGGCGCTGTGGGTGTACCGCATAGGGGAACTCCGTGGACGGTGTGTCTGGATCACCTGTGGGCGCCCTGGCTGGGCGTGGCCGCCGGGGCGAGGGCCAGCAGATGGCGTACGAGGGTGAGCAGGGTCTGGACGCCGGAGCTGGAGATCCGCGCGTCGCAGCGCACCACCGGGATCTCCGGGCCGAGGTCGATGGCGGCCCGCACCTCGTCGGGTGCGTAGCGGTGGGCGCCGTCGAACTCGTTGACGGCGACGATGAAGGCGAGGCCGCGCTCCTCGAAGA
This window harbors:
- a CDS encoding GAF domain-containing protein → MSYEPPRPVRGLLLTPEDKEAPARVQRLRRLGLADRPDPALDAFAGHLARLTGASYAMVNFIGEDHQFFAGLSTPAAPVVREDGSRAEMGRVLPRDHGFCPHVVVRHKALVLDDVRDFPRFAGNPVVDEFGIRSYLGAPLIDGSGMALGTVCAADTSPRAWGRTGLDTIKALAADLVVRLERSARDGLPL